A window of Nomascus leucogenys isolate Asia chromosome 19, Asia_NLE_v1, whole genome shotgun sequence genomic DNA:
acctccacctcctgggttcaagtgattctcctgcctcagcctcccgagtagctggaattacaggcgcctgccactacacctggctaatttttgtatttttactagagatggggtttcaccatgttggccaggctggtctcaaactcctgagctcaattcatctggccgcctcggcctcccaaagtgctgggattacaggcataagccaccacacccagcctaaagtttttactttaaagaaagaaattttcaggctgggcacggtggctcacacttgtaatcccagcactttgggaggccgaggtgggtagatcatgaggtcaagagatcgagaccatcctggccaacatggtgaaaccctgtctctactaaaaatacaaaaattggctgggcttggtggcgtagtcccaggtactcgggagtcCCAGGTACTCGAGATGGAGCCACCCCActccagtgacagagtgagactccatctcaaaaataaataaataaataaattttcaatacAGTGAtggcattgtttttttttgttttttttgttctttttttctgagacggagtttcactcttgttgcccaggcccagactggagtgcagtggcataatctcggctcactgcaatctttggctcctgggttcaagcaattcttctgcctcagcctcccgagtagctgggattataggtgcgtgtccccatgcccagctaatttttgtatttttagtagagacggtgtttcaccatgtgggccagggtggtcttgaactcctgacctcaagtgatctgcctgccttggcctcccaaagtgctaggattacaagcatgagccaccgcgcccggccagtgccACTGGTTTTTAAAGTGGAACTTGAGTCCCTCTAGTGGGTAGGGTATAATTCACCTTCCCAGCTTGAGATAGAATGGAAGATGCCAGTCATGATTTTCTTGGAACCAGTtttcaaatccagtcttctccTCAGCGCCGGTGTCACCCTCCCCAGCTAAAAGGCAGTGCTTGGCTCGCCGCTGGCTTGGTCCCAACATCAGCCATGATTCAGGAGTCCTCCTCCTCTGCCCATGTGATCTTAGTGGCCCTGATCCTTCCTTGCATGTAATCTCATGGCTGTGGTTCACTAGCTGCTTTATCTCAAGCCTCAGCAAATATAAACTCAAACTACAACTTGATGATGTTTATGCCATGCAGTTCTTTCTAGCAAAGAACACAGTGCCCCCAGGGTCCTTGAGTTgtcatgaaataaataattgtgcAGGTCTGCTTTGGGTACCACGGGTACATGAAGGACGTTTAGCAGTTGGAGGAGTTACATCCCAATAGCCAGAACAAAGGCAGTGTGGTGCGGCTGGAAAGAACGTGGGTTTGGCATTCAGTCCTAACTGCAGttactgtgtgaccctgagcTGTGTGACATAGCCTTTCTGTGTCTTCGTTTTCCCTTTTGTAAAATAGGGAGATGCCTAAACTATCTGGTGGggctcttacttttttttttttttttttttgagacggagtctcgctctgtcgcccaggctggagtgcagtggcgcaatctcggctcactgcaagctccgcctcccgggttcacgccattctcctgcctcagcctcccgagtagctgggactacaggcgcccgccaccacgcccggctaatttttgtatttttagtacagacggggtttcaccgtggtctcgatctcctgacctcgtgatccgcctgcctcagcctcccaaagtgctgggattacaagcatgagccaccgtgcctggcctacttttttaattaaaaaaaaatttttttttttttcttaagagacagggtctcaccctgtttcCTGGGCTAGATTGCGGtagtgcaatcagagctcactgcagcctagaagtcttgggctcaaatgatcctccctcctctgctttcagagtagccgggaccacagacGTACACCATTGTGGCTGactagttttaaacatttttttagagatggaggtcttactatgttgcccgggctgatccaaactcctgggctcaagtgatcctcctgccatggccccccagagtgctgggattataggcgtgaatgACTGCACCTTGCAGGGTTGTTTTAAGTGCTGGAaataacacacacaaaacccTTTGTGTTTTCAGTGCTCTATGATTGGTAGCAGAAGTTGTGGAAATTTTCTCTGAGTTCATTACAATGCATGAGGTTTAATTATTCGGATAACTTTCTCCTCTTTTCCATGCTTCCTTTTTCTTGCAGTCACCACCAAGTAAGCGAAGAAAATTAGAGAAACCACGGAAACCCATTACATTTGTGGTGCTGGCGTCTGTGATGAAGGAACTATCCCTCAAAGCATCACCTCTGGGCTCGGAGACGGTGGAAGGCATAGTCATCGTCACAACATGGATTGAAAAAATTCTCACTGATTTGAAGGTACCTGCTTAACCATATTGACGAAGTACTCGTAAtgatccttctctcttttttctttttttttattgagagttTGGAGAGAGGGGAAAAGTGATTTCccataaaattctgtttttcctcCAAACAGGTCCAGCATAAACGAGTTCCCtgtggaaaagaggaagttagcCTTTTCCTAACAGCCATAgaaaactcctggattcatttaaggagaaagaaaagggagcgAGTGAGACAACTGAGAGAAGTTCCCCGAGCTCCCGAGGACGTCATTCAGGCCTTGGAAGAGAAAAAGGCCACCCCCAAAGAGTCTGGCAATAGCCAAGAATTGGCCAGGGGCCCCCAGGAGAAGACCCCCTGTGGGCCTGCTCTGTGGGAAGGCGAGCCTGCCACTGTGGAGGGCCCGTGCCCGAGCCAGGAGTCCCTGTCCCAGGAGGAAAACCCGGAACCCATGGAGGATGAAAGGAGTGAGGAAAAGGGAGGGGTGGAGGTTTTGGAAAGTTGTCAGGGCTCTAGCAACGGAGCACAGGACCAAGAGGCTTCTGAGCAGTTCAGCAGCCCAGTGGCTGAAAGGGGGAAACGCCTCCCAGGAGTGGCCGGACAGTACCTGTTTAAGTGTTTGATAAACGTTAAGAAGGAGGTGGACGATGCCTTAGTTGAGATGCACTGGGTTGAGGGCCAGAACAGGGATCTGATGAACCAGCTTTGTACCTACATACGTAACCAAATTTTCAGGCTTGTTGCCAGTTAACTAGAAAGTTCTCGCACCGTTGGAAATGTGTTTATAGTAACTTGCTTTGGAGTGGCCTGTGGGGTGGCAAGAGGAATCCTAGCAGCGGCCCATTAGTAGCACGATGTGGAATTATCTTCGAAAACAAAAACCTATGAATctgtcccccacctccccccacctccttcccactTTTTGAGTTACAGGGAGTCGTAGTGTGGCCGTTTACAAGGAGGAATTGTGGTCATCAGTAACAACAAGAAGCCCTCAGTAAACTCCCGAGGGATTGCAAGTTGGCTCAAGCTGGCCCCCTCAGCTTTGGGCTGCTTCTGCAAGGCCAGAAGGGTTGTTTGTGGAGTCTGGGCTGGGCAGCACTGCCTAGAATATCAtgctctctctgtcacccaagggtGTTTCTTGAGGAGGGGGGGCTCTCTGCCTCCAGTTGGAGGTCCTGTTCCAGTTGGAGGTACCCTCTTCTAGGTCACTCTTTAAGATGGGGCCTACCTTGCATCAGTCCCACAAAGGGAGCCGTATGGTGCGGGGTGGGGAATCGGGGAGAGAAACCTTAGTAATGCTGGGAAGGAGGAGCAGAGTCTGGGGACCACCCGGTAAATGGCACATTCCTGACACATGGCTGTTTTGATGTTGCTTATTTCAGAAGCAGAATTAGGTAAGCAAAACTCCCAGGCGTGACTGAGGCACACAGAAGGCACCCAtacccccacctccagcctgtTGACAGTACCATTTTGTAGCAGTTTTACTACTGTATGATTTTTGTTCGGACATTTGAAGTagagcttgttttgtttttaatataagaatattcacaaattaaAAACCAGCGGTCCTATTTGAATCCTGGGGTTAGCTGATGACAGAAAtgagaaatggaacaaaatagtaTGTGCTGTAGGTAGCTTAAGaaagtctcagatattttgttgctgatcaaatactgtttttttgtGGCTTCACTTGTAATCCCCCCTGTACTTAACCTACTCACATTGGAGAGTTCTGAGGCTGGGGTAACCATGTCCTTAAAACACGTTTCTAATTGGAATGCCAGGGTTCAGTAGCAATCCCCCCAGAAAAGGGGTGACCTTCTGCTGCGCTTGACTTTAACAGCTTGATGTTGCATCAGCAGCCGAGGGTTCTATTTAGACTAAAATCTTTGCCAGAGCTCCTTGCCATCTGCTAAGAAGACTGAGTAGTTAAGCCAGCCTTCTGAGAGGTGGCTGTTGGTGAGGACAGGAAGCTGGTGACCTTGGCATATCTTGGCAGCACTTGGATCGGGCCCTCGGCAGAGACACAGGAAGTGGAACTACTGTGCTTTAATTTGGCTGTGGAGCTGGAGCTAGAGAAGACAGCATACTGACCAGTGgctttttgattgtttgtttgttatgagatggagtttcactcttgttgtctaggctggagtgcagtggcgcaatctcagctcactgcaacccccgcctcccgggttcaagcaattctcctgcctcagcctcctgagtagctggaattacaggcacgtgccaccatgcctggctaattctgtgtttttggtagagatgggatttcaccatgttggccaggctaatcttgaactcatgatctcaggtgatccgcccaccttggccccccaaagtgctgggattacagctgtgagccaccacttccagcctcTGACCAGTGTTCTTAACCTGGTCCGTGGACCTCCAGAGAGTCCATATACCTCCTAGAGTTACTTCTAAAAGctctgtgagcatgtgtgtgtgtttttcctggAGAGAGGGTTCCCAGAACCCTCAGACATAGACAAAGGGGTCAATAACCCACTAAGGATTAAGAATCATTATTCTAGTCCAAGCATTCACGTGTCAGGCTGCAAAAAACAAtacccagggtcacacagagCCAAGACTCAATTCAGGACCGTGGATTCCCCTGGTCTAGAAATTTTCTACTGTGCTAGCCCACACCATCCCACTATCCTTACCTCGAGTGAATATCACATTTGAGTCATTTGCTGGACCCAAACCTAGTTTCCTTGGTATAATTTTAGGATAATTGTTTAAGTGGCAACTATTCATTCAGTAAGTAGTAAGTACttattgtttgcttgtttcattATGAAAGAGTGGCACATGCTCattaaagatttggaaaaatgAAAGTCGAAACAACAAAATCACCCCTAGTCCCAACCTTCTGTGACATAACCACTCTTGGTAT
This region includes:
- the METTL16 gene encoding RNA N6-adenosine-methyltransferase METTL16 isoform X3, giving the protein MCFNYAKKNVEQNNLSDLIKVVKVPQKTLLMDALKEESEIIYDFCMCNPPFFANQLEAKGVNSRNPRRPPPSSVNTGGITEIMAEGGELEFVKRIIHDSLQLKKRLRWYSCMLGKKCSLAPLKEELRIQGVPKVTYTEFCQGRTMRWALAWSFYDDVTVPTLMMDFKVIWNVFILNFLHGVRTESPPSKRRKLEKPRKPITFVVLASVMKELSLKASPLGSETVEGIVIVTTWIEKILTDLKVQHKRVPCGKEEVSLFLTAIENSWIHLRRKKRERVRQLREVPRAPEDVIQALEEKKATPKESGNSQELARGPQEKTPCGPALWEGEPATVEGPCPSQESLSQEENPEPMEDERSEEKGGVEVLESCQGSSNGAQDQEASEQFSSPVAERGKRLPGVAGQYLFKCLINVKKEVDDALVEMHWVEGQNRDLMNQLCTYIRNQIFRLVAS